CGTCCTCGATCCGGCCGGAAACAGCGTCGAGTCGGTGCACCACGAGGCCAATGGTCTCGAAGGAAGGATCGATCACATCTGGCTCCGGGTACCCGACATCAACGAGGCCCGGGCCCGGTTCGCGGCCCTCGCCGACCGGAACGGATTCCAGATCACGAAGGACGAGCCCGGCTGGGTGATGTTCGCTTCGCAGAGCGGTTCTGTGTCACTGCGCCGGGATGGTCAGCCGGAAACGAAGAACCTGAAAATCACCCTCTCCGGCGGCTCCGTCGTCGAAATCTGACGGCGGCCTTTGATTCAGGGCCCCAGAAGGGCGAGCGGCACCACGGCGATTCCGTCCTGGCGCCGATAAGCCTCTGGCCCGGTGGTGATGACCATACGGTCGAGCACGCGATCGCCCATCTTCCGCTCAAGCCACGCCAGGTGCTTCACATCGGCGTCATCCACCGTCTGCGCAAGTTTCACTTCGATGGCTACGACGCTGCCATCGGCCCGCTCGACGATCAGGTCGATTTCCTGGCGTCCGCGGGCGGTACGCAGGTGCCCGAGCTTCGCTTCGTGACTAGTCGCATAGACACGGATGCACAGAGTCACCAAGCTTTCGAACAAGGCGCCGAGCAGCGTTCCATCGCGGGGAATCGTGGGACCGCTGCTCCCACCCGCCAACAACGTCTCGGCCTGAACGCCCAGCAGTTGTGCTGCCAGTGCCGGGTCGGCGAGATGATGCTTGGGAGCGTGCCCCAACTCGCTGAGGCGGTTGTTGCTCGGGATCCAGGCGGGCACCTCGTCCAGTATCCAAACCCGTTTCAAGGCGTCACGGTAGGCCTGCGAGGTCTCCTTGGACGGTTTGTGGTCGTGGCCGGCCCCCGCCGCATCCCGGACCTTTTCCCAGGTCGTGGTGGTAGACGTGGCGGCGGCGTAGGCGGCCATCCAGCGTCGCAGCGCGGCAGGATTGCGAATCACAACGCCGGCGTCATCAGGTATGTCGCGATCCACTATCCGGCTCACGTAGCCCTCGAGTTGCCGCCGCCGGGGCTTGCCGGACAAACGGCGTACCCCGGGCAGGCCGGACGCCAGGATCTCTTCGGTGTAGTCAGTGAGGCCAGTCTCGGTCGTCCCGGAAATGGACCCGCGGTTTCCGGAGAGCAACTCGGCGAGGCTGACCGTTGTGGCGCCCAGGCGCTCGCTCAGGGTGAATGGGCG
This genomic window from Thermoleophilia bacterium contains:
- a CDS encoding ATP-binding protein, which gives rise to MKTFAVYRRRVVDAELDELIGDLPAIAIEGPKGVGKTRTSLEHAQTVHRLDDPAELAVAVADPARLLEGERPIMIDEWQRLPQVWDLVRRAVDDGAGPGSFLLTGSAVPDPPPTHSGAGRIVTVRMRPFTLSERLGATTVSLAELLSGNRGSISGTTETGLTDYTEEILASGLPGVRRLSGKPRRRQLEGYVSRIVDRDIPDDAGVVIRNPAALRRWMAAYAAATSTTTTWEKVRDAAGAGHDHKPSKETSQAYRDALKRVWILDEVPAWIPSNNRLSELGHAPKHHLADPALAAQLLGVQAETLLAGGSSGPTIPRDGTLLGALFESLVTLCIRVYATSHEAKLGHLRTARGRQEIDLIVERADGSVVAIEVKLAQTVDDADVKHLAWLERKMGDRVLDRMVITTGPEAYRRQDGIAVVPLALLGP